Proteins encoded in a region of the Teredinibacter purpureus genome:
- a CDS encoding penicillin-binding protein 1A: MTIKKRFLIVSLWLTLAGTGGTLCVLSGMYLILSPQLPSVDSLRDVKLQTPLRVYSADHKLLAEFGEKRRTPIKFNNIPQSYVDALLAAEDDDFFEHNGVSLKGLMRAASQLVLTGRRASGGSTITMQVARNYYLSRRKTFARKFNEILLALRIEQELSKEEILELYVNIIFLGNRAYGINAASQVYYGKPLDQLSLAQIAMLAGLPKGPSTMNPIANPSRALLRRDWILGRMLSLGKIEQNNYSLAIAEPVSASYHNSNLDVQAPYIAEMARAKAIELFGLEAYTDGYKVFTTINSSMQESANLAIVNGLLTYDLRHGYRGPEQSLTLLPNMPGDEAANAPLLNASESEIDVEPEPTTQPLDFQPLVDAWQDKLKSLPTYGDLTPAAVAYIEDTAFIAILPDGSTTKIDWDQGISNAKAYVSESRLGPSPKSAADVVSLGDVIRLSGNTEKGYSLSQVPNAQAALIALAPQNGAILSLVGGFDFNQSHFNRATQAKRQPGSNFKPFIYNAALENGMTAASIIMDTPIVFDDAALESTWRPKNSSGKFDGPTRLREALYRSRNLVSIRVLREVGIGNTIRGMHRFGFTEDELPRDLSLALGSHGLTPLDVATGYAVFANGGYQVQPYLIEQILDNTGNTVYEALPLTVCSDCDTGETFSSTPFDPDEEYPYLSDDPFEIPFELKRLLGLLSPKDFPRAQRVLDERVAYIINSMLRDVIQRGTGVRAKVLGRNDLAGKTGTTNGPVDTWFSGYNSDIVATTWLGFDQNTPIGQREFGGKAALPIWIDFMRTALDGTQEKTRVQPEGIISIKIDPETGERAHTGDPDAEFEYFRVENVPPEKEDTSPLFNPYENEERLTEELF; the protein is encoded by the coding sequence ATGACTATCAAAAAACGCTTTTTAATCGTCAGCCTTTGGCTGACACTCGCAGGAACCGGCGGCACTTTATGTGTTTTATCCGGTATGTACCTTATTCTCAGCCCTCAACTACCATCCGTAGACAGCCTGAGAGACGTGAAACTACAAACGCCATTGCGCGTTTATTCCGCCGACCACAAGCTTCTAGCTGAATTTGGTGAGAAACGGCGCACACCTATAAAATTCAACAATATTCCACAAAGCTATGTGGACGCATTGCTTGCCGCTGAAGATGACGATTTCTTCGAGCACAATGGCGTGTCGCTAAAAGGCCTCATGCGGGCCGCAAGCCAGCTTGTTCTGACAGGCCGTAGAGCCTCTGGCGGCAGCACCATCACTATGCAAGTCGCGCGTAATTATTACCTTTCCCGCCGCAAGACCTTTGCACGAAAATTTAATGAAATTTTGCTGGCGCTGCGCATAGAGCAAGAATTAAGCAAAGAAGAGATTCTAGAGCTTTACGTCAACATTATCTTCCTTGGCAATCGCGCCTACGGTATCAACGCCGCGAGCCAAGTTTACTACGGCAAACCGCTCGACCAACTAAGTCTAGCTCAAATTGCTATGCTGGCAGGTTTGCCAAAAGGCCCGTCCACCATGAACCCCATTGCCAACCCCTCGCGCGCGCTTCTGAGGCGAGACTGGATATTAGGGCGCATGCTGTCCCTCGGCAAAATAGAACAAAACAACTACTCACTCGCCATTGCCGAGCCTGTAAGTGCCAGCTACCACAATAGTAATCTCGATGTTCAAGCACCATATATTGCTGAAATGGCTCGCGCCAAAGCAATCGAGCTATTTGGCCTTGAAGCTTACACCGACGGCTACAAAGTTTTTACAACGATCAACAGCTCAATGCAAGAGAGCGCTAATCTCGCCATCGTAAACGGACTATTAACATACGATTTACGGCATGGTTACCGTGGGCCAGAACAATCTCTGACGCTACTACCGAATATGCCGGGTGACGAAGCCGCGAACGCTCCCCTCCTAAACGCATCAGAATCAGAAATCGACGTCGAGCCCGAACCCACAACACAACCTTTAGATTTTCAACCTCTAGTCGACGCCTGGCAGGACAAACTCAAAAGTCTCCCCACCTACGGTGACTTAACGCCCGCAGCCGTGGCTTATATAGAAGACACCGCTTTTATCGCCATCTTGCCCGATGGCAGCACCACAAAAATTGACTGGGATCAGGGGATCTCCAACGCCAAAGCTTATGTCTCGGAAAGCCGTCTAGGCCCATCCCCCAAAAGTGCCGCAGATGTGGTAAGCCTAGGCGACGTAATTCGATTATCGGGCAATACAGAAAAAGGCTACAGCCTAAGCCAAGTTCCGAATGCTCAAGCTGCGCTAATCGCACTGGCCCCCCAAAATGGCGCTATTTTATCGCTTGTCGGCGGGTTTGACTTCAACCAAAGCCACTTTAATCGTGCCACACAAGCCAAACGACAACCCGGCTCCAATTTTAAGCCTTTTATCTATAATGCCGCTCTCGAAAACGGGATGACAGCAGCCTCTATCATAATGGATACCCCTATAGTCTTTGATGACGCAGCACTCGAAAGCACATGGCGACCCAAAAATTCTAGCGGGAAATTTGATGGCCCCACACGATTGAGAGAGGCACTCTATCGCTCACGTAACCTTGTCTCTATTCGCGTTCTACGCGAAGTAGGCATTGGCAACACCATACGAGGAATGCATCGATTTGGCTTTACTGAGGATGAACTCCCGCGCGACCTATCACTTGCACTGGGCAGCCACGGACTAACGCCCCTAGACGTTGCAACCGGTTATGCCGTGTTTGCCAACGGCGGGTATCAAGTTCAACCCTATCTGATAGAACAGATACTGGATAATACCGGCAACACCGTATATGAGGCGCTTCCGTTAACTGTTTGCTCCGACTGTGATACAGGCGAAACTTTCTCTAGCACTCCGTTCGACCCAGACGAGGAATACCCCTATTTAAGTGACGACCCGTTTGAAATACCTTTCGAGCTAAAACGCCTTCTTGGCCTTTTAAGCCCAAAGGACTTTCCGCGAGCGCAGAGAGTACTTGATGAACGAGTAGCCTACATCATCAACTCCATGCTTCGGGACGTTATTCAGCGAGGCACAGGCGTTCGAGCAAAAGTGCTCGGCCGAAATGATCTTGCGGGCAAAACAGGCACCACTAACGGCCCCGTCGATACTTGGTTTTCTGGCTATAACAGTGACATAGTCGCTACAACGTGGCTCGGGTTTGATCAAAACACCCCTATTGGGCAGCGCGAATTCGGCGGCAAAGCCGCTCTACCCATATGGATTGACTTTATGCGAACGGCCCTTGACGGGACACAGGAAAAAACCCGCGTTCAGCCAGAAGGCATTATCAGCATTAAAATTGA
- a CDS encoding pilus assembly protein PilM has protein sequence MGILSLFEQKKKPVLGLDVSSTTVKLLEFSRQGDGYRVENYAVRALPPNAVVEKNINDVEVVAQIIKAVVQSSRTKLKDAAVAVPGSSVITKVIEMPSDMSDEALETQISLEADQYIPYPLEEVAIDFDVLGVSEKNPDQIEVLLAACRRENVDMRATMLDLAELQAKVVDVEAYTMERAFSLVQEQLEDQEEQIVAIVDIGATMTTLSVLVDGKTIYTREQLFGGKQLTEEIQRRYGLSTEEAGLAKKQGGLPDDYEPEVLEPFKDAVVQQVTRSLQFFFSSSQYNDVDHIVLAGGVASMEGLAGLIEEKLGTSATVANPFANMSVSSKVNAAALTNDAPSLMIATGLALRSFV, from the coding sequence ATGGGTATTCTCAGTTTATTCGAGCAGAAAAAGAAACCCGTACTCGGTCTGGACGTGAGTTCGACAACCGTTAAGTTGTTAGAGTTCAGTCGACAGGGTGATGGCTATCGGGTCGAGAATTATGCTGTTCGCGCATTGCCACCCAATGCTGTTGTTGAAAAAAACATCAACGATGTTGAAGTGGTCGCTCAAATTATCAAGGCCGTTGTTCAGTCATCGCGCACTAAATTGAAAGATGCCGCGGTTGCAGTGCCAGGGTCATCCGTTATCACAAAGGTTATCGAGATGCCGAGTGATATGAGCGATGAAGCCCTAGAAACACAGATATCACTCGAAGCTGACCAGTATATCCCCTATCCCCTTGAAGAGGTCGCCATTGATTTTGATGTGTTAGGTGTATCGGAAAAAAATCCAGATCAAATAGAGGTGCTGTTAGCCGCATGTAGACGTGAGAATGTCGATATGCGTGCAACGATGCTTGATTTAGCCGAATTGCAAGCAAAAGTCGTTGATGTGGAAGCTTACACAATGGAACGCGCGTTTTCTTTGGTTCAAGAACAGCTCGAAGATCAGGAAGAGCAAATCGTCGCCATTGTTGATATTGGTGCAACGATGACTACTTTGAGCGTACTCGTTGACGGAAAAACAATCTATACCCGTGAGCAGTTGTTTGGGGGCAAGCAATTAACTGAAGAGATCCAGCGCCGGTACGGTTTGTCAACAGAAGAGGCTGGGCTGGCGAAAAAACAAGGGGGGCTTCCTGATGATTATGAGCCCGAAGTTTTGGAGCCTTTTAAAGACGCTGTTGTTCAGCAGGTTACTCGTTCACTCCAGTTTTTCTTTTCGTCCAGCCAGTATAATGACGTGGATCATATCGTGCTCGCTGGCGGAGTGGCGTCCATGGAGGGGTTGGCTGGTTTGATAGAAGAAAAATTAGGTACCTCGGCTACGGTGGCAAATCCTTTTGCCAATATGTCCGTGTCCTCTAAGGTTAATGCCGCCGCGCTAACAAATGATGCGCCGTCATTAATGATCGCAACCGGATTGGCCCTGAGGAGCTTTGTCTAA
- a CDS encoding PilN domain-containing protein codes for MAQINLLPWREEHRREKKKEFLTQLGGVCLLAIGVAYLWVQAVDGAIATQNTRNSMLNTEIGLLEKQVSEIKDLKKKRRELLDRMKVIQDLEGKRSIIVHYFDEFAKSVPDGVYITTLSKNGNIISIDGVSESTNRVSTFMRQLDDSEWFADPNLKSVVAAPQHGSQASTFQMQLKVVLPDDDAKEE; via the coding sequence ATGGCTCAGATTAACTTATTGCCTTGGCGTGAAGAGCACCGCCGAGAGAAAAAGAAAGAATTTTTAACCCAGCTTGGGGGCGTATGCCTACTGGCAATTGGGGTAGCTTATCTTTGGGTTCAAGCCGTAGATGGCGCTATCGCGACTCAAAACACTCGAAATAGTATGTTGAATACCGAGATTGGGTTACTAGAAAAGCAAGTTAGTGAAATTAAAGACTTGAAGAAAAAACGTCGTGAACTGCTGGACCGAATGAAGGTTATCCAGGATCTGGAGGGTAAGCGGTCCATTATTGTTCATTATTTTGATGAGTTTGCAAAGTCAGTTCCCGATGGCGTTTACATCACCACATTGTCAAAGAATGGCAATATTATTTCCATTGATGGCGTTAGCGAGTCCACCAACCGTGTATCTACTTTTATGCGTCAGCTTGACGACTCGGAGTGGTTTGCTGATCCGAACTTAAAATCGGTTGTCGCGGCCCCTCAGCATGGGTCACAAGCCAGCACTTTTCAGATGCAGCTGAAAGTGGTGCTTCCAGACGACGACGCGAAGGAAGAATAA
- a CDS encoding type IV pilus inner membrane component PilO, which yields MADMNQLIEQLQGFDINDVDWDRVGVWPVAVRVLLCFFAAAAIVVAGYFLVVQEKNHELDIAKNKEVQLKTSFETKAFEAANLDRYRQQMLEMKESFGTLVSRLPTDTEVPGLLEDIDNKGVESRLSIQSIALQNEVSTEFYIELPIKINVSGGYHEFGAFVSGVAGMPRIVTLHNFRISKPSSSSGAGLTNSTLTMEIIAKTYRYKSQGS from the coding sequence ATGGCCGACATGAATCAGCTTATAGAGCAATTGCAAGGTTTCGATATCAATGATGTCGATTGGGATCGGGTCGGTGTTTGGCCCGTAGCGGTGAGAGTTTTACTTTGTTTTTTTGCTGCGGCCGCAATTGTTGTTGCTGGGTATTTTCTTGTTGTCCAAGAAAAAAATCATGAGCTAGATATTGCTAAGAATAAAGAAGTACAGCTTAAAACCTCATTCGAAACCAAGGCGTTTGAAGCTGCAAACTTAGACCGATATCGACAGCAAATGCTAGAAATGAAAGAGTCTTTTGGTACTTTGGTTTCTAGGCTACCGACAGATACTGAGGTTCCAGGGTTGTTAGAAGACATTGACAATAAGGGCGTTGAAAGTCGATTGTCGATACAAAGTATCGCTTTGCAAAATGAAGTTTCTACGGAATTTTACATTGAGTTGCCGATTAAGATAAATGTTTCTGGCGGGTACCATGAGTTTGGGGCTTTTGTGAGTGGTGTTGCAGGCATGCCACGCATTGTGACGTTGCATAATTTTCGAATTAGCAAGCCTTCATCTTCAAGTGGAGCGGGCTTAACTAACAGTACTTTAACAATGGAGATTATTGCTAAAACGTACCGTTACAAATCTCAAGGTAGTTAG
- a CDS encoding pilus assembly protein PilP, translating into MQKNLSRILTAYVFCFLFVGCSSDGAHSDLSSYIGEVKERPSGSIERLPPFKPYEAFVYSAAAMRSPFDLPIDVERRVYESSNENVKPDFAREKEFLEGFVLSSLDMVGTLEKDGVLWALIKDSSGRIHLITEGHYLGKNHGKVIETSETNIELIEIVSDGLEGWVERPSILALSEKE; encoded by the coding sequence ATGCAAAAAAACTTGTCTCGAATATTAACCGCGTATGTATTTTGCTTCTTGTTCGTTGGCTGCAGTTCTGATGGGGCGCATTCTGATTTGAGCTCCTACATTGGAGAGGTAAAAGAGCGACCTTCCGGTTCTATTGAACGTCTTCCTCCATTTAAGCCTTATGAGGCGTTTGTTTATAGCGCTGCAGCGATGCGCAGCCCATTTGATCTCCCTATTGATGTGGAAAGGCGTGTGTATGAAAGTTCAAATGAAAACGTCAAACCCGATTTCGCTCGAGAAAAAGAGTTTTTAGAAGGGTTTGTACTGTCGTCTTTGGATATGGTTGGAACCTTGGAAAAAGATGGTGTTCTATGGGCTTTGATAAAAGATAGTAGTGGCCGTATCCACCTGATTACAGAGGGCCATTATCTAGGTAAAAATCATGGGAAAGTGATTGAAACTTCCGAGACAAATATAGAACTTATTGAAATAGTGTCTGATGGCCTTGAGGGCTGGGTTGAAAGACCGAGTATCCTTGCTTTATCCGAGAAGGAATAA
- a CDS encoding type IV pilus secretin PilQ codes for MFTQKMKILLIGTLVLASGSLMAADLNDIGFSELPGERAELRLSFAGDVVEPQSYIIDQPPRIVLDFNGVENLLAQKKYPMSVGEVVSAVVVAGGGRTRLIVNLNNSVPFSSRVEGQELIVEIGAESVSSAVPSSLYSEMSGASQSGSGEYRGANASSEIDGIDFRRGELGEGKVIVTLTNPNIAIDVEEVATGVTVTFLDTALPGAMVRTLDVVDFATPVSTLGSSTAGSNTVLKINATGDYDYLAYQADNEYVISVKPLSQADVEEKKKVFAYTGERLSINFQDIKVRSVLQLIADFTELNLVASDTVTGSITLRLENVPWDQALDLVLKTKGLDKRQIGNVLMVAPAAEIAEREKQEIETKKQLEELAPLRTEYIRIRYANARELFSLFMSSSGGGGASGGSEGAGSARNSTGSILSDRGQAIVDERTNSIILTDTEEKINKFKQLIDRIDVPVKQVMIEARLVIANSDFRKELGVRMAGDAVQSTQSGSHIHEFTGSMEGIYAEENGVRGAYSDNDGDGFADSAHTFPQNSLVDLGVFNPSGSIAWNIISSNFMLGMELSALQDSGFAEIVSQPKVITGDKQPATIQSGTEVPYQEESASGGTTTSFKEVVLSLHVTPQITPDNRIIMELTIDQDSVTGVSSGVPIIDVTHLETSVLVSDGDTVVLGGIYQTETVKGQSKVPLLGDIPFVGALFRNDIRSEEKRELLIFVTPRIMTSDFLE; via the coding sequence ATGTTTACACAAAAAATGAAAATCCTACTCATTGGTACTCTAGTGCTGGCATCTGGCAGTCTTATGGCCGCGGATTTGAATGATATCGGGTTTTCTGAGTTACCTGGTGAGCGAGCTGAGCTTCGTTTAAGCTTTGCGGGTGATGTTGTTGAGCCGCAAAGCTACATTATTGATCAGCCTCCAAGAATCGTACTTGATTTCAATGGTGTCGAGAACTTATTGGCCCAGAAGAAATACCCTATGTCTGTTGGAGAGGTAGTAAGTGCGGTGGTGGTTGCCGGAGGGGGCCGAACACGACTAATTGTTAATTTAAATAACTCCGTACCATTCTCCTCCCGAGTTGAGGGGCAGGAGCTGATCGTCGAAATCGGGGCGGAATCCGTTAGTAGTGCTGTTCCTAGCAGCCTATATAGTGAAATGTCTGGCGCTTCCCAGAGTGGCTCTGGCGAGTATCGCGGGGCAAATGCGTCTTCCGAGATTGATGGAATAGATTTTCGTCGCGGTGAGCTGGGTGAAGGTAAGGTAATTGTTACTTTGACAAATCCTAATATTGCTATTGACGTAGAAGAGGTCGCGACAGGTGTAACGGTCACCTTCTTGGATACGGCTCTTCCAGGTGCAATGGTTCGAACTTTAGATGTAGTTGATTTTGCAACGCCGGTTAGCACGTTGGGTTCAAGTACCGCGGGCTCGAATACCGTTTTGAAAATTAACGCGACAGGTGATTATGACTATTTAGCTTATCAGGCAGATAACGAGTACGTTATTAGTGTTAAGCCTTTAAGTCAGGCTGATGTAGAGGAAAAGAAAAAGGTTTTTGCCTACACCGGAGAGCGTTTGTCCATAAACTTTCAGGATATTAAGGTTCGCTCGGTGCTGCAGTTGATTGCAGATTTCACTGAATTGAATCTTGTCGCCAGCGACACCGTAACAGGTAGTATAACGTTGAGATTGGAAAACGTGCCTTGGGATCAGGCGCTGGATCTCGTATTGAAAACAAAGGGATTGGACAAGCGTCAAATTGGCAATGTATTAATGGTTGCGCCTGCCGCTGAGATAGCAGAGCGAGAGAAGCAGGAAATTGAGACCAAAAAACAATTGGAGGAGTTGGCGCCACTGAGGACTGAGTATATTCGTATTCGATATGCGAATGCTCGTGAGTTGTTCTCGTTATTTATGTCATCTAGCGGCGGCGGCGGTGCTTCTGGCGGCAGTGAGGGGGCCGGTAGTGCACGTAATTCAACAGGTAGTATCTTGTCTGATCGTGGGCAGGCTATTGTCGATGAAAGAACAAATTCGATAATACTCACTGATACTGAGGAAAAAATTAATAAATTCAAGCAGCTAATTGATCGGATTGATGTTCCTGTTAAACAGGTGATGATTGAAGCTAGATTGGTTATCGCAAACTCCGACTTTCGTAAAGAGCTGGGTGTTCGTATGGCGGGCGATGCTGTGCAGTCAACTCAGTCTGGCAGCCATATACACGAATTCACAGGTAGCATGGAAGGTATTTATGCGGAAGAAAATGGTGTAAGAGGGGCTTATTCCGATAATGACGGCGATGGATTTGCGGATAGCGCTCATACTTTTCCTCAAAATAGCTTGGTCGACCTAGGTGTGTTTAATCCGAGTGGCTCCATCGCATGGAATATTATTAGTAGTAATTTCATGTTGGGAATGGAGTTGTCGGCACTTCAAGACTCAGGCTTTGCTGAAATCGTTTCTCAGCCTAAGGTCATCACCGGCGACAAGCAGCCTGCAACGATTCAATCGGGTACCGAGGTTCCTTATCAGGAAGAGTCGGCTAGCGGTGGCACAACGACTTCATTTAAAGAGGTGGTCTTGAGCTTGCACGTGACGCCGCAAATTACGCCTGACAATAGAATAATTATGGAGTTAACGATTGATCAAGACTCGGTAACGGGCGTTTCCTCGGGTGTTCCAATTATCGATGTGACGCATTTAGAAACTTCTGTTCTTGTCTCTGATGGCGATACCGTTGTGCTTGGTGGCATTTACCAGACGGAAACGGTCAAAGGCCAGAGTAAGGTACCTCTTTTGGGCGATATACCGTTTGTAGGTGCGTTGTTTAGAAATGATATTCGCTCAGAAGAGAAGCGAGAGTTGCTAATCTTTGTGACGCCGCGAATTATGACTTCGGATTTTCTTGAATAA
- the aroK gene encoding shikimate kinase AroK, protein MNHPIFLVGPMGAGKSTIGKMLALRLNHEFLDTDHVIELRTGADIPWIFDVEGEDGFRERESSVLDEMIGMRSAVVATGGGIIMREHNRQLLRAQPLVVYLTASIEQLVERTYKDKKRPLLQVDDPKAKIVELFNLRDPLYREVASFVLMTDGRSPKYVVQAIEEWLAASGG, encoded by the coding sequence GTGAATCACCCTATTTTTTTGGTCGGCCCTATGGGGGCCGGCAAATCGACTATCGGCAAAATGCTAGCATTGCGTCTAAATCACGAGTTTCTTGATACAGACCATGTTATCGAGTTACGTACTGGCGCCGATATTCCTTGGATTTTTGATGTTGAAGGCGAAGACGGTTTTCGAGAGCGAGAGTCCTCGGTGCTAGACGAAATGATCGGTATGCGCTCGGCTGTGGTGGCTACCGGCGGTGGTATTATTATGCGGGAGCATAATAGACAGTTGCTTCGAGCGCAGCCATTGGTTGTGTACCTTACGGCTAGTATTGAGCAGCTGGTAGAGAGAACCTATAAAGATAAAAAAAGGCCTTTACTGCAAGTTGATGATCCCAAAGCAAAAATTGTAGAGCTCTTTAATCTTCGAGACCCTTTGTATCGCGAAGTTGCAAGTTTTGTACTTATGACTGATGGTCGAAGCCCCAAGTATGTCGTGCAGGCCATTGAAGAGTGGTTGGCAGCTTCAGGGGGTTGA